The following nucleotide sequence is from Salvia miltiorrhiza cultivar Shanhuang (shh) chromosome 7, IMPLAD_Smil_shh, whole genome shotgun sequence.
AATTTCTTTTTTCATATTGAGCTTCTTTAATCTCAAAGAAACATTAATTTTCAGTGTATGGTGCTGTGGATATGAACGAAATTTCTGTTCTGAAAAGAATTAGGTATATTACACAGTGGCCAAAGGCCCAAAACACAAGTTGAAAcatcatttaatataaattgaatTACAGAATGGTTAAAAGGTTGGAGTGTTTTAGCGGGAAAttggataaatatatatagatttgtttcTGTTGcctgatttttctttttctgtaaATTAGGTATTATCCCTTCTGGAGACACTCGGTATTCAACTTAATTTCCTTTAAGTTGCCATCATAATTGCTTCAGCTGCTGTCATGTTACGCTAAGTGCTGTGGCTGATCTGGTTAAGATTTAAAATATGGAGTGCAATAAAGATGAAGCCACCAGGGCGAAGTCAATTGCTGAGAGCAAGTTACAGCAGAAGGATTTTCTCGGTGCAAAGAAGTTTACCCTGAAAGCACAAGCTCTATATCCGGGGCTTTATGGTATTTCCCAGCTGTTGACAACCCTGGATGTGTATCTATCTGCAGAGAATAAGATAAGTGGGCAAGTAGATTGGTATCGAGTGCTAGGTGTGAACCCTTCAGATGATTATGATATCATAAAAAAACAGTACAAGAAGCTGGCACTCATGCTGCACCCAGATAAAAATACTTCTGTTGGGGCAGATGGTGCATTTCAACTCGTTTCAGAAGCCTGGAGGTTGCTATCAGATAAAGAAAAGAGGGCGATATATAACCAAAGGAGGGGATATAAGGGACTCCAACAGAATACTGGTGGTCCATCAGCACCATGCAGGCCACAGCAACAGAAAGTTCCAGTACCACCACGGCCAAGTCCACAGAAAGTTCCATCAGCATCACCCCGCCGAAGTAAAAAGTCAGCGCCATCCCAGCCAAGTCAACGGAAAGTTTCAGGGCATACTGGCAGTCCATCAGTGCAACCTTGGCCTAGTCAACAGAAAGTTTCAACACAAATGGGCTGTACAACTTCAAACCAGAAGTCACAGAGTAAAACTGCAAAGATGCCCAAGACTCAAAATCCTCATCATAGATCCGACACCTTTTGGACTGTTTGCCGTGAATGCAATACGCATTTTGAGTATCTTAAGATATATTGCAACCATACTCTTCTTTGTCGCAGGTGTGAAAAGCCATTTTTGGCTTTAGAGATAGCTCCTCCAGTCAAATTTTCCAAATCAGCCAAACCAGTTCCTTGGGTTCGACAGGAGCATTCATTTAAAAATATGCCTGGTCAAAATGCTTATGAACCGAAAGGAAATGTTGCAGCTGCTCAAAAACCAGGAGCAGGCCAAACCAGTCCCACTTCTTTTACGTTTACAAACTATCAGCAGGGTCCCCTTCCTGAAACCGCTAATACTGCTGCAGAAAAACCAGGCAATGTTGTTCAGCAGGCACATGATAACTTGAAGAGATCACATGCCTCTGCTGATTCggaaaaatgctttaaaaaGGGAAAACTAGATGATGATAGAAATGGATACGGAAAAAACCACAATATGGCCCAGGGAAATTTTGGGACTGAAGTGGCCCATGGGGCGGGTTTTTATGGATTTTCTGGCACTTGTAGTCAGCCAAGCAGTGCCAAAGAACTGCCACCTCTTGAACTCCGAAAGTTGCTGGTGCTTAATACTCAAAAGGAGATTCAGAAGAAGCTAAGTGACTCCAGGTTATAGATCAATAGAGAAAATACTAGATCAAGGAAAGTAACGAGGAAAAATATAGGTAGAACAACAATATGAAAGGGACATGATGGtattagaagttagttatgttGTTAGTAGTGATGTCCTGACCTGTGTATCCTTGCTGTTCATCTAATTTCTTTAACGAAAAAAACCTTTTTGTTTGTTTAGTAATGTATGTGTTGTGACAATTTATGTTGACCTCCATTGGCATGTACAAAAGATTCCTTTTTAAGTCATTTTCTGCACTGTGACTTGATCAATGAAAGTAGTGCCAACAATGTGTTTTACAGTGATGGATTGACTTTTAATCTATGCACAAGCAGTAGCTTTGGGTTGTCCTTGCCTTCAGTTTTTTGCCTACTGTTTTCAGCTGAAGTACTTGTGAGACAGTTATTTAACATATCTTAAGAAGGAAACTACCACTGCTTTGTTTTCATAGTGTGCGTACATTTTTATGGATCTTTCTATATTATTATGCTCCAAGCATTCCCTGTGCAAGATGGATCGGATTCTAAGTTTTGGAGGTATGGTTCTTGACAAATATCTGCATCTAAATCATTCTTTTTTACACTCTAAATGATGTATAAGGACTCAACTATGTTGAGCTTGGTAATTTTAAGTACCAAAACATAAGCATCCATGCAATCTTCTATA
It contains:
- the LOC130993392 gene encoding uncharacterized protein LOC130993392, with amino-acid sequence MECNKDEATRAKSIAESKLQQKDFLGAKKFTLKAQALYPGLYGISQLLTTLDVYLSAENKISGQVDWYRVLGVNPSDDYDIIKKQYKKLALMLHPDKNTSVGADGAFQLVSEAWRLLSDKEKRAIYNQRRGYKGLQQNTGGPSAPCRPQQQKVPVPPRPSPQKVPSASPRRSKKSAPSQPSQRKVSGHTGSPSVQPWPSQQKVSTQMGCTTSNQKSQSKTAKMPKTQNPHHRSDTFWTVCRECNTHFEYLKIYCNHTLLCRRCEKPFLALEIAPPVKFSKSAKPVPWVRQEHSFKNMPGQNAYEPKGNVAAAQKPGAGQTSPTSFTFTNYQQGPLPETANTAAEKPGNVVQQAHDNLKRSHASADSEKCFKKGKLDDDRNGYGKNHNMAQGNFGTEVAHGAGFYGFSGTCSQPSSAKELPPLELRKLLVLNTQKEIQKKLSDSRL